A single region of the Longimicrobium sp. genome encodes:
- a CDS encoding nitrilase-related carbon-nitrogen hydrolase: MDGFTADRLRLRVEQLAPVLGDADANLARIAAAQADAAADGVDLVVTPELSVTGYDVRDRVHALAVLADDAPYPQLAVGPDVIVGGIERDAAFVPYNAALHLRGGRVLHRHRKVYLPTYGMFDEGRWFGRGDRARAYDAGGGWRVGLLVCEDLWHPALTYLLAADGAHLVIVQAAAAGRGSWAGGEGGGRFASWPAWEHLARAAAVAYGVYVVVANRVGTEASCVFGGGSLVAGPGGELIARADDLAEARLTVDLSLDAVAAARRPYAHARDDDPRLVHAELARLIGARG, from the coding sequence ATGGACGGCTTCACGGCGGATCGCCTGCGGCTGCGCGTGGAGCAACTCGCGCCCGTGCTGGGGGATGCGGACGCGAACCTGGCGCGCATCGCCGCGGCGCAGGCCGACGCGGCGGCGGACGGCGTCGACCTGGTGGTGACGCCGGAGCTTTCCGTCACGGGCTACGACGTGCGCGACCGGGTGCACGCGCTGGCCGTCCTCGCGGACGACGCGCCGTATCCCCAGCTCGCGGTGGGGCCGGACGTGATCGTCGGGGGGATCGAGCGCGACGCGGCGTTCGTGCCGTACAACGCGGCGCTGCACCTGCGCGGCGGGCGCGTCCTCCATCGCCACCGCAAGGTCTATCTCCCCACGTACGGGATGTTCGACGAGGGGCGATGGTTCGGCCGCGGCGACCGCGCGCGGGCCTACGACGCAGGTGGGGGATGGCGCGTCGGCCTGCTGGTCTGCGAGGACCTGTGGCACCCGGCGCTGACGTATCTCCTGGCCGCGGACGGCGCGCACCTGGTGATCGTGCAGGCGGCCGCCGCGGGGCGCGGGAGCTGGGCCGGCGGCGAGGGCGGCGGGCGCTTCGCCAGCTGGCCCGCGTGGGAGCACCTGGCGCGCGCGGCCGCGGTGGCGTACGGCGTCTACGTCGTCGTCGCCAACCGCGTGGGGACGGAAGCGTCGTGCGTCTTCGGCGGCGGCTCGCTGGTCGCCGGCCCCGGCGGGGAGCTGATCGCCCGCGCGGACGACCTTGCGGAAGCCCGGCTCACCGTCGACCTCTCGCTCGACGCCGTCGCGGCCGCGCGCCGCCCGTACGCCCACGCGCGCGACGACGACCCGCGGCTCGTCCACGCGGAGCTCGCGCGGCTGATCGGGGCGCGCGGATGA
- a CDS encoding sialidase family protein, producing the protein MKRTTTIGVIAAITAAVAAATAVTRGGSALAPATTVAAAGASNPTAAEDARGVRYVAWVGTGGGTSNVYLARADGGAFAAPVRVNDVAGDAAPHEQAPAQVAVGPRGEVYVVWQNNREIPGRRFPASDLRLARSTDGGRTFAPAVTVNDDAGGAPSSHTFHNIAVGKDGTVWVSWLDSRVRDAERARRHPRPAPSAAKTSGDSTKSMHGHGGMAEDPTLPGSEIRVARSTDGGRTFGPGMVVDAGVCPCCRTSLAAAPDGSIYVAWRKVYAGDVRDPVVARLAPGATSFAAPVRVHADGWVFPGCPHAGPSLAIDARGRVHVAWYTGKDGRQGLWYAASEDGGRTFGAPEALLTGGWVPPSHVTLAAEGEHVWATWDDRREQESRVTLASMDRGRPHVIARERAARSPVLATGPGGLLVAWQQGQTVRASTMR; encoded by the coding sequence ATGAAGAGAACGACGACAATCGGCGTGATCGCGGCCATCACGGCCGCGGTCGCCGCCGCCACGGCGGTGACGCGCGGCGGCTCCGCGCTCGCCCCGGCGACGACGGTCGCGGCGGCGGGCGCGTCGAACCCGACCGCGGCGGAGGACGCGCGCGGCGTGCGCTACGTCGCCTGGGTGGGGACGGGTGGCGGCACGTCCAACGTCTACCTCGCCCGCGCGGACGGCGGCGCGTTCGCCGCGCCCGTGCGCGTGAACGACGTCGCGGGCGACGCGGCGCCTCACGAGCAGGCGCCCGCGCAGGTGGCCGTCGGCCCGCGCGGCGAGGTGTACGTCGTCTGGCAGAACAACCGCGAGATCCCGGGCCGCCGCTTTCCCGCGAGCGATCTCCGCCTCGCGCGCTCCACGGACGGCGGCCGCACCTTCGCGCCCGCGGTGACGGTGAACGACGACGCGGGCGGGGCGCCGTCTTCGCACACCTTCCACAACATCGCGGTGGGGAAGGACGGCACCGTGTGGGTCTCATGGCTCGACTCACGCGTCCGCGACGCCGAGCGCGCCCGCCGCCATCCGCGCCCCGCGCCCTCGGCTGCAAAGACTTCGGGGGATTCGACGAAGAGCATGCACGGCCACGGCGGCATGGCCGAGGATCCCACGCTCCCCGGCTCGGAGATCCGCGTCGCCCGCTCGACGGACGGCGGCAGGACGTTCGGGCCGGGCATGGTGGTCGACGCCGGCGTCTGCCCGTGCTGCCGCACCTCGCTCGCGGCCGCGCCCGACGGCTCGATCTACGTCGCCTGGCGCAAGGTCTACGCGGGTGACGTGCGCGACCCCGTCGTCGCGCGCCTCGCGCCCGGCGCGACGTCGTTCGCCGCGCCGGTGCGGGTGCACGCGGACGGCTGGGTGTTCCCCGGCTGCCCGCACGCCGGCCCGTCGCTCGCGATCGACGCGCGCGGACGCGTGCACGTGGCCTGGTACACGGGGAAGGATGGCCGGCAGGGGCTGTGGTACGCCGCGTCGGAGGACGGCGGCCGCACCTTCGGCGCCCCCGAAGCGCTGCTGACGGGCGGCTGGGTCCCACCGTCGCACGTCACCCTCGCCGCGGAGGGAGAGCACGTCTGGGCGACGTGGGACGACCGCCGCGAGCAGGAGAGTCGCGTCACCCTGGCCAGCATGGACCGCGGGCGGCCGCATGTGATCGCCCGCGAGCGCGCCGCCCGCTCCCCCGTGCTCGCCACCGGCCCGGGCGGCCTGCTCGTTGCCTGGCAGCAGGGCCAGACGGTGCGCGCCAGCACGATGAGGTGA
- a CDS encoding BrnT family toxin: protein MDIDVEWDPEKAEWNLRKHGVSFDEARSVLEDPLSFTVFDEDHSEAEDRELLLGRSVADRLLIVSITIRGERIRIISAREMTPREKRRYERNL, encoded by the coding sequence ATGGATATCGATGTCGAGTGGGATCCGGAGAAAGCCGAGTGGAACCTTCGGAAGCACGGCGTGTCTTTCGACGAAGCCAGGTCCGTGCTGGAGGATCCCCTCTCGTTCACGGTTTTCGATGAGGACCACTCCGAAGCGGAAGATCGCGAGCTCTTGCTGGGGCGCTCGGTCGCGGACCGGCTGCTGATCGTCAGCATCACTATTCGCGGTGAGCGTATCCGGATCATCAGTGCACGCGAGATGACGCCACGGGAGAAAAGACGCTATGAGCGCAACCTCTGA
- the murA gene encoding UDP-N-acetylglucosamine 1-carboxyvinyltransferase, with protein MPKFVVQGGKRLKGAIRPAGNKNAALPMLAATLLTDEDVFLENVPRIRDVLTLLDLLEALGAETEWVGDNEVRVRAADVGHTQLNAEAAARIRASILLAGPMLARTGGMNLPPPGGDVIGRRRVDTHFLAFQKLGARFEHDARGFRVKSDGLVGGDMFLDEPSVTGTENAVMAASLARGTTRIRNAAAEPHVQDLCHMLVGMGAPIDGIGSGTLTIQGAQKLRGGRFRITSDHIEVGSFIGLAAVTRSELTILDAAPEHLDSTLIGFERLGVKVEVRGQDLFIPGGQEMKVHADIGGHIPKVDDGPWPAFPADCTSIALVTATQCEGTILIHEKMFESRMFFADKLISMGARLVLCDPHRVLVIGPSKLRGGLVESPDIRAGMALLIAALGAEGQSEIFNIGQIERGYERIDERLRALGADIAKMDSRS; from the coding sequence TTGCCCAAGTTCGTCGTCCAGGGGGGGAAGCGCCTGAAAGGGGCGATTCGCCCGGCCGGGAACAAGAACGCGGCCCTGCCCATGCTGGCCGCCACGCTGCTGACCGACGAGGACGTGTTCCTGGAGAACGTCCCGCGGATCCGCGACGTGCTGACGCTGCTGGACCTGCTGGAGGCGCTGGGCGCCGAGACGGAGTGGGTGGGCGACAACGAGGTGCGCGTGCGCGCCGCCGACGTGGGCCACACGCAGCTGAATGCCGAGGCCGCGGCCCGCATCCGCGCCTCGATCCTCCTCGCCGGACCAATGCTCGCACGGACCGGGGGGATGAACCTGCCGCCGCCGGGCGGCGACGTGATCGGCCGGCGGCGCGTGGACACGCACTTCCTGGCCTTTCAGAAGCTGGGCGCGCGCTTCGAGCACGACGCCAGGGGCTTCCGCGTGAAGAGCGACGGGCTCGTCGGCGGCGACATGTTCCTCGACGAGCCGAGCGTGACGGGGACCGAGAACGCGGTGATGGCAGCGTCGCTGGCGCGCGGGACGACGCGCATCCGCAACGCCGCCGCCGAGCCGCACGTCCAGGACCTCTGCCACATGCTGGTGGGGATGGGCGCGCCCATCGACGGGATCGGCAGCGGCACGCTGACCATCCAGGGCGCGCAGAAGCTGCGCGGCGGGCGCTTCCGCATCACCAGCGACCACATCGAGGTGGGGAGCTTCATCGGGCTGGCCGCCGTGACGCGGTCCGAACTGACGATTCTCGACGCCGCGCCGGAGCACCTGGACAGCACGCTGATCGGGTTCGAGCGGCTGGGGGTGAAGGTGGAGGTGCGCGGGCAGGACCTCTTCATCCCCGGCGGGCAGGAGATGAAGGTGCACGCGGACATCGGCGGCCACATCCCCAAGGTCGACGATGGGCCGTGGCCGGCGTTCCCGGCGGACTGCACCTCGATCGCGCTGGTGACGGCCACGCAGTGCGAGGGAACGATCCTGATCCACGAGAAGATGTTCGAGTCGCGGATGTTCTTCGCCGACAAGCTCATCTCCATGGGCGCGCGGCTGGTGCTGTGCGACCCGCACCGCGTGCTGGTGATCGGCCCGTCGAAGCTGCGCGGCGGCCTGGTGGAGAGCCCCGACATCCGCGCGGGGATGGCGCTGCTGATCGCCGCGCTGGGCGCCGAGGGGCAGAGCGAGATCTTCAACATCGGCCAGATCGAGCGCGGCTACGAGCGCATCGACGAGCGCCTCCGCGCGCTGGGCGCGGACATCGCGAAGATGGACTCGCGGAGCTGA
- a CDS encoding polyphenol oxidase family protein gives MTDVAAAARVVEETLLAGDVPLWVHPEWAERFPWLVQGTTGRGTGDEPFDLGLSGAQPVGKVLDRWRAMIATTGMRTAVHSRQVHGAELWVHHERGAPGVSVMSGFDGHLTARAGLLLSAGVADCTPVSIVDSGHRCVAMVHSGWRGTAAGISERAIAKLAGMWSSRPEALWVHCGPSICGRCYEVGPEVHAAIHPDREPPPGREPIDVSAAIAGRVIAAGVPAEQVTVSAHCTRCGSPDFFSHRAGSAGRQMGVLGIRGED, from the coding sequence GTGACGGACGTCGCGGCCGCGGCGCGGGTGGTCGAGGAGACGCTGCTCGCCGGCGATGTGCCGCTCTGGGTGCATCCGGAGTGGGCGGAGCGCTTCCCGTGGCTGGTGCAGGGGACGACGGGGCGGGGGACGGGCGACGAGCCGTTCGACCTGGGCCTCTCCGGCGCGCAGCCGGTGGGGAAGGTGCTGGACCGCTGGCGCGCCATGATCGCCACGACGGGGATGCGCACGGCGGTGCACTCGCGGCAGGTGCACGGGGCCGAACTGTGGGTGCACCACGAGCGCGGCGCGCCGGGTGTCTCGGTGATGAGCGGCTTCGACGGGCACCTGACCGCGCGCGCCGGGCTGCTGCTGAGCGCGGGCGTGGCGGACTGCACCCCCGTCTCCATCGTCGATTCCGGGCACCGCTGCGTGGCGATGGTGCACTCGGGCTGGCGCGGCACCGCGGCGGGGATCTCCGAGCGCGCCATCGCCAAGCTGGCGGGGATGTGGTCGTCGCGGCCGGAGGCGCTGTGGGTGCATTGCGGCCCGTCCATCTGCGGGCGATGCTACGAGGTGGGGCCGGAGGTGCACGCCGCCATCCACCCCGATCGCGAGCCGCCGCCCGGGCGCGAGCCCATCGACGTCTCCGCCGCGATCGCAGGGCGAGTGATCGCCGCGGGGGTGCCGGCGGAGCAGGTGACCGTCTCCGCGCACTGCACGCGGTGCGGATCTCCCGACTTCTTCTCGCACCGCGCGGGCTCGGCGGGGCGGCAGATGGGCGTGCTGGGGATCCGCGGCGAGGATTGA
- a CDS encoding TonB-dependent receptor — protein sequence MLALVPLAIALLAVPALAQGTGFVEGTVTAQAGGAPLAGVRVAVDGAAPAVTDAAGRFHIARVPAGPRTLVATRLGLAAETRAISVAGGETARADLAMREESTVLPSLVVSSTREVQRLGETPATVGVVSSAQLREQRPTHPSEVMSQIPGVWVSVTGGEGHATSIRQPNTTNPVYLYLEDGVPTRSTGFFNHNALYEVNVPQADRIEVLKGPSSALYGSDAIGGVVNVETRAPSRRAGVELYGEGGAYGWGRLLLAASGTRGDNGFRADVNLTRTGGWCDGTDYTRQSGMLRWDRQLGGGASLKTVLAVSHIDQQTAGASMLLAADYRANPTLNYTPISFRRVSAMRLSSDFERAGAGTLLSIIPFVRWNRMDLLPNWSLTYDPTVYTTGHHSFGVLAKYRVDVDPLRTRLIGGVDVDYSPGGRTEDLIQPARTGQVFTGYQKVGRVYDYDVTFRGVSPYLQAEAAATERLHATGGLRLDMIDFSYDNHLNAVATGKYRRPADTSVGYTHLSPKLGATYEAGRGLAVFASWTTGFRTPSEGQLFRQGQADNTVALKPVEAVSWEAGARGEILGVVGYQLSAYTMTMRDDILALVNPDGTRETVNAGETLHRGIEAGLGAKLPAGFRADVSWSRALHRYEEWSPRAGVDFAGNEMESAPRTILNARLGYALPGEGRLTAEWQRIGGYWMDAENTHRYGGHSLLNLHATVPVARQVEIVGRMNNVLDRRYAEIAQYTAARGEEFAPGMPRSLYLGVQYRTAGR from the coding sequence GTGCTCGCGCTCGTGCCGCTCGCCATCGCCCTGCTCGCCGTCCCCGCGCTCGCGCAGGGAACCGGCTTCGTCGAGGGCACCGTCACCGCGCAGGCGGGCGGCGCGCCCCTGGCCGGCGTCCGCGTCGCGGTGGACGGCGCCGCACCGGCGGTGACCGACGCCGCGGGGCGCTTCCACATCGCCCGCGTCCCCGCCGGGCCGCGCACCCTCGTCGCGACGCGGCTGGGGCTGGCGGCGGAGACGCGCGCCATCTCCGTCGCCGGCGGGGAGACCGCGCGCGCCGACCTGGCCATGCGCGAGGAAAGCACGGTGCTGCCGTCGCTCGTGGTCAGCAGCACTCGCGAGGTGCAGCGCCTGGGCGAGACGCCGGCGACGGTCGGCGTCGTTTCCTCCGCGCAACTCCGCGAGCAGCGGCCCACGCACCCGTCCGAGGTGATGAGCCAGATCCCCGGCGTGTGGGTGAGCGTCACCGGCGGCGAGGGGCACGCGACGTCGATCCGCCAGCCGAACACCACCAATCCCGTCTACCTGTACCTGGAAGACGGCGTCCCCACCCGCTCCACCGGCTTCTTCAACCACAACGCGCTGTACGAGGTCAACGTCCCGCAGGCCGACCGCATCGAGGTGCTGAAGGGGCCCTCGAGCGCGCTGTACGGCAGCGACGCCATCGGCGGCGTGGTGAACGTGGAGACGCGTGCGCCGTCGCGCCGCGCGGGCGTGGAACTGTACGGCGAGGGCGGCGCGTACGGCTGGGGCCGGCTCCTCCTGGCCGCGTCGGGGACGCGGGGCGACAACGGCTTCCGCGCGGACGTGAACCTCACGCGCACCGGCGGCTGGTGCGACGGGACCGACTACACGCGGCAGAGCGGGATGCTGCGCTGGGACCGGCAGCTGGGCGGCGGCGCGTCGCTGAAGACGGTGCTGGCGGTGAGCCACATCGACCAGCAGACCGCCGGCGCGTCGATGCTGCTGGCGGCCGACTACCGCGCGAACCCCACGCTCAACTACACGCCCATCTCCTTCCGCCGCGTGTCGGCGATGCGGCTCTCCAGCGACTTCGAGCGTGCGGGCGCGGGAACGCTGCTCAGCATCATCCCCTTCGTGCGCTGGAACCGCATGGACCTGCTCCCCAACTGGAGCCTGACGTACGATCCCACCGTCTACACCACCGGCCACCACTCCTTCGGCGTGCTGGCCAAGTACCGCGTGGACGTCGATCCCCTGCGCACGCGGCTGATCGGCGGGGTGGACGTGGACTACAGCCCCGGCGGCCGCACCGAGGACCTCATCCAGCCCGCGCGCACCGGCCAGGTCTTCACCGGCTACCAGAAGGTCGGCCGCGTCTACGACTACGACGTGACCTTCCGCGGCGTCTCGCCCTACCTGCAGGCCGAGGCCGCGGCCACGGAGCGGCTGCACGCGACCGGCGGGCTGCGGCTGGACATGATCGACTTCAGCTACGACAACCACCTGAACGCCGTCGCCACCGGCAAGTACCGCCGCCCGGCCGACACCAGCGTCGGCTACACGCACCTGTCGCCCAAGCTCGGCGCGACGTACGAGGCGGGGCGCGGGCTCGCCGTCTTCGCCAGCTGGACGACCGGTTTCCGCACGCCCAGCGAGGGGCAGCTCTTCCGGCAGGGGCAGGCGGACAACACCGTCGCCCTCAAGCCGGTGGAGGCGGTGAGCTGGGAGGCCGGCGCGCGCGGCGAGATCCTCGGCGTCGTCGGGTACCAGCTCAGCGCCTACACGATGACGATGCGCGACGACATCCTCGCGCTCGTCAACCCCGACGGCACGCGCGAGACGGTGAACGCGGGCGAGACGCTGCACCGCGGGATCGAGGCGGGGCTGGGCGCGAAGCTCCCCGCCGGCTTCCGCGCGGACGTGAGCTGGAGCCGCGCGCTGCACCGCTACGAGGAGTGGTCGCCGCGCGCGGGGGTGGACTTCGCGGGGAACGAGATGGAGAGCGCGCCGCGCACCATCCTGAACGCGCGCCTCGGCTACGCGCTGCCGGGCGAGGGACGGCTGACGGCCGAGTGGCAGCGCATCGGCGGCTACTGGATGGACGCGGAGAACACGCACCGCTACGGCGGGCACTCGCTGCTGAACCTGCACGCCACCGTTCCCGTCGCGCGCCAAGTGGAGATCGTGGGGCGGATGAACAACGTGCTCGACCGGCGCTACGCCGAGATCGCGCAGTACACCGCCGCGCGCGGCGAGGAGTTCGCGCCGGGGATGCCGCGCTCGCTGTACCTGGGCGTGCAGTACCGCACCGCCGGCCGCTGA